The DNA segment AAAGTGGTATTAAAACTCAATTTATTCCGCCAATAAATGGGGGTACTTACTCCAGAAATTCTTTTGAATTATATCAACGTTTAGTGCCGTTATTCTATACACTTTGGCCTGCTTGCGGTTTTTTAATGCTTTCGAACCGTCTCCTGACGACCCCTCGTCCGTGGCCTCGCGAATGACGACGGTGCCCTTGCGATATAACGCTGGGAGGTTGTTGTAGTTGGTCTGGAACTCCTGGAAGAGTATCTCATTTTTGTCAGACGAGACGGTGCCTCGCAATCTTTCTTCAGCCTGCCTAGTAGTGAGGCCTCCTTCCTGCACGAGTGCCCAGAAGACAGTGTTGTAGAGGTTGTTGATGTGGCAGTCTGCCTGCCGCCAGCTTAGATAGTCCATAAGATTTGCGTCGCTCGGGTACAAAACAACTCTACCGTCAAATGACGGCGGGTACTGGATGGGGCTCGAGAAAAACGAGGGCCAGTAGAACAGGTACGAAGACGTGAACAAACTGCAGACGTTTGTCATGATTTTGCTTGCCCTACGGTTGTAGAGCTCGGCGTTCTTTTTGAATACAAAGCTGTACTCGTCGCTCTGTCCGTACGCTATACAGATCTCGCCGAACTCCTCCATGACGCGCTCCGCACAGCGCGTCATCAAGTCAAGGGCGCGCTTGTCGTTGGGTTTCTCGAAGCCATGTACGTCCGAAAACTTGTGGAAGGCCTTCCCGTCAATTCGCGTGACAATCCAACAGTTTGGCAAGCACTTGTCGTCGGCTTCGAATTGACGGACGTATTCAAATTTACTTTTAGCCATTTTGCCAACGTTGCTACAGAACGGTGCGGCGGGCGGAAAATCAGTTTGCAGCAACGCACGCCGTTGGCAAGACGATGTCCGAACCTTTCTGAGAGCTAGAACACACAATGACTGCGCAAAATGGGACATATCACAAAACTAACTCATTCCTCCCGATTGCGCACGCAAAACAGTGAAGTAAGCACATGTACAACCGCGATGAAACCTTGCACAACACCGAAAGTGCACCAGAACAAATCCGGAAGTTGCTAGGCGCCACCTATGTAACGTCGGTGCGTACTATACTTTCGGAATGTTTTCGAAAAAGGGCAAAAAGTACATAAAGCTTTTGCTTCCAAAAGTTTGTCAGCTGTACTATTTGTCAACtgaaatgtatatatgtataataTTCACACCTTTCTA comes from the Dermacentor variabilis isolate Ectoservices chromosome 2, ASM5094787v1, whole genome shotgun sequence genome and includes:
- the THG gene encoding tRNA-histidine guanylyltransferase, which codes for MSHFAQSLCVLALRKVRTSSCQRRALLQTDFPPAAPFCSNVGKMAKSKFEYVRQFEADDKCLPNCWIVTRIDGKAFHKFSDVHGFEKPNDKRALDLMTRCAERVMEEFGEICIAYGQSDEYSFVFKKNAELYNRRASKIMTNVCSLFTSSYLFYWPSFFSSPIQYPPSFDGRVVLYPSDANLMDYLSWRQADCHINNLYNTVFWALVQEGGLTTRQAEERLRGTVSSDKNEILFQEFQTNYNNLPALYRKGTVVIREATDEGSSGDGSKALKNRKQAKVYRITALNVDIIQKNFWSKYPHLLAE